One genomic region from Branchiostoma lanceolatum isolate klBraLanc5 chromosome 7, klBraLanc5.hap2, whole genome shotgun sequence encodes:
- the LOC136438694 gene encoding veficolin-1-like yields MCDFLSPYRVSGELDQYRVRVYGYTGTAGDEIIHDNNGQRFSTVDRDNDEWSGGHCSQVYGQAGWWFGACSQSVLNGRYLGNCGNSCPAYQGVVWRRWGGSYESMKSVSVKIRPTAEPQDVGESKYLRVLMLQVLGFTDCADYYASGQTTSGVYTLGSGVQAYCDMDTAGGGWTVIQRRQDGSVPFNRTWEEYKQGFGDKDGEYWLGNDNIHLLTMQKDCALRIDISDWQGESRYVEYSSFRLVLHLLGRQHI; encoded by the exons ATGTGTGATTTCCTGTCCCCATACAGAGTGTCTGGTGAGTTGGACCAGTACCGGGTGAGAGTTTACGGGTATACAGGCACCGCGGgagatgaaattattcacgacaACAACGGGCAGAGGTTCTCCACTGTGGACAGGGACAATGATGAGTGGAGCGGCGGCCATTGTTCTCAGGTGTACGGGCAGGCCGGCTGGTGGTTTGGGGCCTGCAGCCAATCCGTCCTCAACGGCCGCTACCTGGGCAACTGTGGGAACTCCTGTCCAGCCTATCAAGGTGTGGTGTGGCGCCGCTGGGGTGGTTCGTATGAGTCCATGAAGTCTGTGTCTGTGAAAATCAGGCCAACCGCAGAACCGCAGGATGTAGGTGAGTCCAAGTATCTCAGGGTTCTGATGCTGCAGGTGTTGGGTTTTACAG ACTGCGCTGACTATTATGCCTCCGGGCAGACGACTAGTGGAGTCTACACACTCGGCTCCGGTGTACAGGCCTACTGTGACATGGATACAGCTG GAGGCGGCTGGACTGTGATCCAGCGGCGGCAGGACGGGTCGGTTCCCTTCAACCGGACCTGGGAGGAGTACAAACAGGGCTTTGGGGACAAGGACGGGGAGTACTGGCTTGGGAACGACAACATCCACCTCCTGACCATGCAGAAGGACTGTGCGCTGCGGATCGACATATCTGATTGGCAAGGGGAGAGTCGCTACGTGGAATACAGCTCGTTTAGGTTGGTACTACACCTTCTGGGCAGACAGCACATTTAG